The Streptomyces tubercidicus DNA segment GAACCACCCCCGCCTGGGTTCCCACCCTGCTTCGCGTCCGTCAGAACGATGTGAAGGCGTACACCGGATGGTCCCTGGCAACAGCCCTGGTCCTTCACCTCGGGCCACGGCCCACGGCTCGGGTCTTACAGGCTTTGGGAGAACTCGAACAGCACGCCAGGAGCGAGGCGCGCCAGACGGACGGGGCAGGGCTGGGACGAAAGCAGTTCCTGCGCCTGATCGGCGGGGCCGCCGCGGCTGCCGGTCTGGTCGCGACGGCCCAGTCGCCCGCGCTGGCCCAGTCCCCGCACGCCCGCGCCAGCGCCTGGGTGGAGGCGAACCTGGACCGTCTGCCCCGTACGTATGCCGGCATCGCGTCCCGCCCGGTTGCCTACCGCAAGGCCATCCACCGAGTGCTCACCCCACAGGAACGCAGCCAGGTCTGGGCGGACCATTTCCGTTGGTACCGCCGAACGCACCCGAACCTGACCGCCGCTCAGGACAGGGTGGTCGATGACGCCATAGCCGTGGCGTCCCGGGGCTTCTCCCCGAGGCCCGGTCTCGATGTGGAACTCCGCGACGTGGAGCAGTCGGCCAAGGCCGCCTTCGGACAGCAGGAAGCCGGGGCGCTCCTGGCGATGCTCGGGCCCGCGGACCCGGCGGACGCCCTGGCCAACTGCACCTGTTCCACGGAAAGTCAGTACTGCTCGTGGCTGTACAACTGCGGCACACGGATCAGGTGCACGGTCGTACCGAACGACTGTGGGACGGCCTGGAACTACGACTGCAACGGCACCTGCTACTGAACCCCGCGGTCAAATCCAGCACTGTCAGGATGAGAGGAAGACTCCGGGTCGTTCTCCCAGGAGGTGGCGGCCCGGACGCATTCGCCCTCCGAGGGCCAGGCCAAAAGTCAGCGAGCCGCTCCGCGAGATTGGGTCATGACAACCACCGTGCTTCGGCTCAGTTGTGACTTAGCGCTTCAACTGACGGATGAGCGCGGTGGTTGGCGAAGCTGAGCGTTTCAGCTGACGGACGGGGCGCGGCCTGCGGCGGGAGAACTTGGAAGACCCAGCGGGAGAGCTGGATCTCCCAAAGAGCAAGGTCGCCTCCGCCTGCCTCAAGTATTGTGACTCCGCGTGATCGAATCCGAGATTGAGATCAGCGAAGATCTGGTCCGCGACCTGCTGCGGGAACAGCATCCGGACCTGGCCGAGCTCCCCATCCGCGAGGTAGCGGGCGGCTGGGGCAACCAAATGTGGCGCCTCGGGGACGAGTTGGCCGTCCGGATGCAGCGGAAGGACACGCGCCCCGATCTACAGCTCAAGGAGCGCCGGTGGCTGCCGACCCTGGCCTCACGCCTGCCGCTTCCGATCCCGATCCCCGTGCGAGACGGCGCGCCGTCCGAGCGCTTCCCCAAGATCTGGACCGTCATGACATGGGTTGAGGGCACGCCGCTGGACCACGGCTCGATCACCCGCGTCGACCACGCGGCCGACACCTTGGCGGCCTTCCTCAAGGCCCTGCACGTGGAGGCACCCGCCGACGGACCGACCGATTCGGACGTCGGCGGGCATCCCAAGGACTGCACGGACGGCTTTGAGAACTTCCTTCGGGCCCTCGCCCCCGGCCCCATGGCCGACGACGTCCGCGCCGTCCGGGAGGTCTGGGACGACGCGGTTGCGGCCCCCGAGTGGGAGGGCCCGCCGGTGTGGGTGCACGGCGACCTCCATCCCGCAAACGTCGTCATCGCGCAGGGGACACTGGCGGGCGTCATCGACTTCGGCGCAGTCTTCGCCGGCGACCCGGCGTGGGACCTTGCGGCCGCCTGGCTGCTGCTCCCGGCGGGCGGCGCAGCACGATTTTTCGACACCTACGCACAGGCGGATGAGGCTGCGGTCCGACGCGCACGCGGGCTGGCGGCGATGAAGAGCCTGTTCCTGATGCTGATGGGGCAGAACGGGGACCGCGGCCTGCCCGGCGGCAAGCCGAACTGGGGGCCCGCAGGCCGGTCGGCACTTGATCGTGTCCTCAAGGGCCTGTGACGACGGCAAAGATCGACTGGGCCTCCCGCCCGGCGCCCGAGCAGTGCCGGTGTCACGGTAAGTGGCAGATTGCTAACTGTGTGGAAGGAAGGGGGGTGGTGGAGGCGGCGATGTCCCTCTCAGGCGGGACGGGAGAGTGGTGTCCGTCGCCGTACCGCGGACCCGCTTCGGCGTAGTTGCTTTGCCGCGAAGCTGTTCGCTCGCTGCCCGCAATGACCCGGGGGTAACCTGAATTCACCACTGCACCTGCTCCGCAACGCCGGGGAGGGCAAATGACCGGTGTGAGCCTGCGCCCCAGCAAGGCGGATGCGCCACGCTATACGCCCATCGCCGAGCACGGCATGATCGGCGATATGCGTACCGCCGCGCTCGTCGGTACCAATGGCACGATCGACTGGTATTGCTGTGCACGATTCGACGCACCCAGTGTTTTCGCGGCGCTCTTGGACGCCGATCGTGGCGGGTCCTTTGAGCTGGCCGCGGATGTGCCCGCCCGGACGAAGCAGTTCTACTTTCCCGACACCAACATCCTGATCACGCGGTTCTTCGCGGACAACGGGGTCGGTGAGGTCCAGGATTTCATGCCGATAGTCGACGACTCGCGGGAGGCGGACCGGCACCGGCTGATCCGGCGGGTGCTCTGTGTGCGCGGGTCGTTGCCGTTCATCGCCCGGGTGGCTCCCCGCTTCGATTACGGGCGAAGTGCGCACACCGTGAGTTCCCAGCAGGGCCAGACCATTTTTGAATCCCCAGGACTTTCGCTGGCGCTGTCGTCCAGTGTTCCGGTCGAGATCGACGGACCCGACGCCTGCTGCTCCTTCACGCTGGACGAGGGCGGGGCCGCGGTATTCGCTCTCGACCGGATCGGTGACGGGGTGGCGCCACGGGCCTGTCCGCTGATGGAGGCGGAGGAGCTGTTCGGCGCCACGGTGCGGTATTGGCGCGGCTGGCTGTCGCACTCCCGTTATCGAGGGCGCTGGCGGGAAATGGTGCACCGCTCCGCGCTCACCCTCAAGCTCCTCACCTACGCGCCGACCGGCGCCATCGTGGCCGCTCCCACCACCAGCCTGCCCGAACAGATCGGCGGCGAGCGGAATTGGGACTATCGCTATGCGTGGGTGAGAGACGCCGCATTCGCCATCTATGCCTTGCTCAGACTGGGTTTCACCGATGAGGCCAGGGCGTTTGTGCGCTTCCTTTCCCAGAACGTCTGCCTTGCGGAGTGTTCTGACGGCCCGTTGCAGATCATGTACGGCATCGACGGCCGCAGCGAACTGCCCGAGGAGGAACTCCTCCACCTGGAGGGCCACCAGGGATCGAGCCCCGTCCGGATCGGCAATGACGCCGTCAACCAGCTCCAACTCGATATCTACGGGGCACTTATCGACTCCCTCTACCTCTATGACAAATGGGGGGAGCCGCTGTCCAGCGAGCACTGGGACACCATCGGCAAGCTCGTGGACTGGGTCTGCGATAACTGGGACCAGCCGGACGAAGGTATTTGGGAGACCCGCGGCAAGACCCAGAACTTCCTGTACTCGCAGCTGATGTGCTGGGTGGCACTGGAACGGGCGATGCGGATCGCCGCTCACCGGGGGCTGCCGGCGGATGTGATCCGCTGGCGCTCGGCCCGGGACGCCATCTATCGGCGGATCATGGATCGTGGCTGGTCCACGAAGCGAAAGGCATTCGTTCAGCACGAGGGCGACGATGTTCTCGATGCCTCGGTTCTGATGATGCCGCTGGCCAAGTTCATTTCGCCCACGGACCCGAAATGGCTTTCCACTCTGGAGGCATTGGGGGAGGAGCTGGTGTCCGACTCCCTGGTCTACCGCTATGACCCCCGCAGCAGCCCGGACGGACTGCGAGGTGAGGAAGGCACCTTCTCGATCTGCTCGTTCTGGTATGTCGAGGCGCTGTCCCGGGCCGGCCGGGTGGACGAGGCCAGGCTCGCCTTCGAGAAGATGCTCACCTACGGAAATCACCTCGGCCTGTACGCCGAAGAAATCGGCCGGACCGGCGAACAGACCGGCAACTTCCCCCAGGCCTTCACCCACCTGGCACTCATCAGCGCCGCGTTCAATCTCGACCGGGCATTGGGCTGAGGCTGCGGGCGAGGTCGCTTCTGCTGATGGGCTCCACGGGATGGGGAAGCGCGGATCGCCCGCTGTGATCGCTGCGGCTCAGGACCGGGATCGGCGTACCTGCGCGGCGGCCCCTGCGACCGGCGGGGCCTCTGCACGGTAGCGGCAAGGGTGGCGGCGCGGTGCCAGGGGGCCCTGATGGGCGGGCCGGCTGTCCGTCTTACCGTAGGGCGGATCTGTTGATGCCTGGAGAGTCATGACCATCGAAGAATCCGCCTTCCGAGGGCGGATGCCTGCCCGCCCCGGCGACCTGGCGGTCGAGCGGCACGGAATCGGGCCGGTGCCCGAAAGCAACCGATACGGAAAGGCTGCCCGCCTTTTCACCGTGTGGTTCGCCCCCAACCTCACCATGACCGGAGTGTTCTCCGGCACGGTGGGTGTCTCGCTGGGGCTGGACTTCTGGACGGCCTTCACCGCCATGGTGCTCGGGACGGTCGTCGGTGCGGTCCCGGCCGCATACCTGGGCACATGGGGCAGTCAGACCGGGACCGGTCAGCTGCCGCTCTCGCGGCTCGCCTTCGGGCGAGGGGTGGCCCTGCCCGGCATCATGCAGTGGCTCTCCTCCGTGGCCTGGGACGCGCTCATCGGCCTTTTCGGTGGCGAGGCGCTGGCGCAGCTGCTCGGCTGGCCGTTCTGGTTGGGGGCCCTGGTGATCCTGCTGCTCCAAGGGGTCGTCGGTGTCTTCGGCTACGAGGCCCTCCACCAGCTCCAGACGGTGATGACGTTCGTGCTGGGCGCCGCGTTCGTGGTCCTCAGCGTGCAGCTGCTGTCCGGTGTGCCGCTCCCCGTCCAGGGCTCCGCGCACGGTGCCGATCGCCTCGGCGCCTTCGTTCTGACCAGCACCATCGCGCTCAGCTTGGCCATCTCGTGGGCGCCCTACGCCTCGGACTTCAGCCGCTACCTGCCCCGGGCGACGTCCCGGCCCCGGATGTTCGGGTACTCCCTGCTCGGCATGGTGCTCTCCTTCGCCTGGGTCCAGGCGCTGGGGCTGTGGGGAGCCGAGCTGTTCACCGACCAGACCGCCGCCGGAGTGCATGGGCTGCTGGGCGGTGGCGCCCTCGGTGCCTTCGGGCTGCTGGCCATCGCGGCCGCGGCGGTGTGCAGCAACGCCATGAACGACTACAGCGGCTCGCTGGCCCTTCAGACGGCCGGCATACGGGTGCCCCGGCCGCTCGCCGCGGCGGCGGCCGCCGTGCTCGGCTTTCTGCTCGTCCTCTGGCTGCACGCCGAGGACACCACGCTCCGCTTCCAGAATCTGCTGCTGTTCGTCGGCTACTGGATTCCCGGGTTCGTGGGCATCGTGCTTGTCGACGCGCGGCTGCGCGCCAAGGCCCGGCGCGGTACTCCGATCGATGTCGAGGCCGAGTTCGGCCGGCCCCAGCCCTGGTGGCCCGCTTGTGTCGCGTTTGTCGTCGCCTTCGCCGCGGCCGTGCCCTTCATGGACACCACCCTGTTCGTCGGCCCGGTCGCGGCCGCGCTGCATGGTGCCGATTTCGC contains these protein-coding regions:
- a CDS encoding bacteriocin fulvocin C-related protein; the protein is MATASGGRLETLALTDPDVQRWRRQSMGTTPAWVPTLLRVRQNDVKAYTGWSLATALVLHLGPRPTARVLQALGELEQHARSEARQTDGAGLGRKQFLRLIGGAAAAAGLVATAQSPALAQSPHARASAWVEANLDRLPRTYAGIASRPVAYRKAIHRVLTPQERSQVWADHFRWYRRTHPNLTAAQDRVVDDAIAVASRGFSPRPGLDVELRDVEQSAKAAFGQQEAGALLAMLGPADPADALANCTCSTESQYCSWLYNCGTRIRCTVVPNDCGTAWNYDCNGTCY
- a CDS encoding glycoside hydrolase family 15 protein — encoded protein: MTGVSLRPSKADAPRYTPIAEHGMIGDMRTAALVGTNGTIDWYCCARFDAPSVFAALLDADRGGSFELAADVPARTKQFYFPDTNILITRFFADNGVGEVQDFMPIVDDSREADRHRLIRRVLCVRGSLPFIARVAPRFDYGRSAHTVSSQQGQTIFESPGLSLALSSSVPVEIDGPDACCSFTLDEGGAAVFALDRIGDGVAPRACPLMEAEELFGATVRYWRGWLSHSRYRGRWREMVHRSALTLKLLTYAPTGAIVAAPTTSLPEQIGGERNWDYRYAWVRDAAFAIYALLRLGFTDEARAFVRFLSQNVCLAECSDGPLQIMYGIDGRSELPEEELLHLEGHQGSSPVRIGNDAVNQLQLDIYGALIDSLYLYDKWGEPLSSEHWDTIGKLVDWVCDNWDQPDEGIWETRGKTQNFLYSQLMCWVALERAMRIAAHRGLPADVIRWRSARDAIYRRIMDRGWSTKRKAFVQHEGDDVLDASVLMMPLAKFISPTDPKWLSTLEALGEELVSDSLVYRYDPRSSPDGLRGEEGTFSICSFWYVEALSRAGRVDEARLAFEKMLTYGNHLGLYAEEIGRTGEQTGNFPQAFTHLALISAAFNLDRALG
- a CDS encoding aminoglycoside phosphotransferase family protein, coding for MIESEIEISEDLVRDLLREQHPDLAELPIREVAGGWGNQMWRLGDELAVRMQRKDTRPDLQLKERRWLPTLASRLPLPIPIPVRDGAPSERFPKIWTVMTWVEGTPLDHGSITRVDHAADTLAAFLKALHVEAPADGPTDSDVGGHPKDCTDGFENFLRALAPGPMADDVRAVREVWDDAVAAPEWEGPPVWVHGDLHPANVVIAQGTLAGVIDFGAVFAGDPAWDLAAAWLLLPAGGAARFFDTYAQADEAAVRRARGLAAMKSLFLMLMGQNGDRGLPGGKPNWGPAGRSALDRVLKGL
- a CDS encoding purine-cytosine permease family protein, whose amino-acid sequence is MTIEESAFRGRMPARPGDLAVERHGIGPVPESNRYGKAARLFTVWFAPNLTMTGVFSGTVGVSLGLDFWTAFTAMVLGTVVGAVPAAYLGTWGSQTGTGQLPLSRLAFGRGVALPGIMQWLSSVAWDALIGLFGGEALAQLLGWPFWLGALVILLLQGVVGVFGYEALHQLQTVMTFVLGAAFVVLSVQLLSGVPLPVQGSAHGADRLGAFVLTSTIALSLAISWAPYASDFSRYLPRATSRPRMFGYSLLGMVLSFAWVQALGLWGAELFTDQTAAGVHGLLGGGALGAFGLLAIAAAAVCSNAMNDYSGSLALQTAGIRVPRPLAAAAAAVLGFLLVLWLHAEDTTLRFQNLLLFVGYWIPGFVGIVLVDARLRAKARRGTPIDVEAEFGRPQPWWPACVAFVVAFAAAVPFMDTTLFVGPVAAALHGADFAYYVAFLVSVVVYAPLRLLVRGGGRAEVAEPVAVAPGTGG